In Cycloclasticus sp., a single genomic region encodes these proteins:
- a CDS encoding Mu-like prophage major head subunit gpT family protein gives MKKIKYVIWSLLACIVIAACAGPVFASPEMGVGAVPLEMGSAIGMLGMLVNSASIKTIFTGLKTIFNQALKAKTGEWQKTTMEVPSSAAGEDYAWLSRFPRFRKWVGDKQIKNIAAGKYYVKNEDWEATVAVDRNHIEDDRLGIYNIQAQSAGDSAAELHDIISDDLKNNAFVNTCLDGQYFYDTDHDVNGASVSNKMTKALSNATLALAEASIGAARVAIGKLTDEEGAPLRMKADLLEVPPALETIANMLANSDKLADDTPNPYKGTFTVLVNPGLVSDTAWFLHVTTNVVKPFIVQMRKRPVFVNQTSMENDDVFNKREYKFGAEARATGAYGLWQLSHGSTGTT, from the coding sequence ATGAAAAAAATTAAATATGTTATTTGGTCGCTACTAGCTTGCATTGTAATAGCTGCATGCGCGGGGCCAGTTTTCGCATCACCAGAAATGGGGGTGGGTGCGGTTCCGCTTGAAATGGGTTCGGCCATTGGCATGCTCGGTATGCTGGTTAACAGTGCATCCATTAAGACCATTTTTACCGGCCTTAAAACGATCTTTAATCAGGCGTTAAAGGCTAAAACAGGTGAGTGGCAAAAAACCACCATGGAAGTGCCGTCAAGCGCCGCTGGGGAAGATTACGCTTGGTTGTCACGTTTCCCTCGCTTTCGCAAATGGGTGGGTGATAAGCAGATTAAAAATATTGCCGCTGGCAAGTACTACGTTAAAAACGAAGACTGGGAAGCAACGGTTGCAGTAGATCGTAATCATATTGAAGACGATCGATTGGGTATCTATAACATTCAGGCGCAATCAGCCGGTGATTCAGCTGCTGAGTTACACGATATTATTTCTGATGATTTAAAGAATAATGCGTTTGTAAACACTTGCCTCGATGGCCAGTACTTCTATGACACAGATCATGACGTTAACGGTGCATCAGTCAGCAATAAAATGACCAAAGCCTTATCGAATGCAACATTGGCATTAGCCGAGGCAAGCATTGGCGCGGCACGTGTGGCCATCGGTAAATTGACGGACGAAGAAGGTGCGCCTTTACGCATGAAAGCAGACTTGCTTGAAGTGCCCCCTGCGCTGGAAACGATAGCGAACATGTTGGCTAATTCAGACAAATTAGCGGATGACACGCCCAACCCATATAAGGGCACGTTCACCGTATTAGTAAACCCTGGTCTGGTAAGTGATACCGCTTGGTTCCTACACGTGACCACCAATGTGGTTAAGCCTTTCATTGTTCAAATGCGTAAGCGCCCTGTGTTTGTTAACCAAACGAGTATGGAAAACGACGATGTATTCAATAAGCGTGAATACAAGTTTGGGGCCGAAGCGCGAGCAACCGGTGCTTATGGCCTATGGCAGTTAAGTCACGGTTCCACGGGTACGACTTAA
- a CDS encoding DUF2635 domain-containing protein produces the protein MSKQDGKIFVKPTNPKVMVRNPERGGHLNSDGEYVPKNAYWQRRINDGDIAEAKPSTKKSIKE, from the coding sequence ATGAGCAAGCAAGATGGAAAGATTTTTGTAAAACCCACCAACCCAAAAGTGATGGTTCGCAACCCTGAACGTGGTGGTCACTTAAACAGCGACGGCGAATATGTGCCTAAAAATGCTTATTGGCAACGTCGTATCAACGATGGCGATATCGCTGAAGCAAAACCATCCACTAAAAAAAGTATTAAGGAGTAA
- a CDS encoding DUF935 domain-containing protein, translating into MKTREQLRDYLGRSVKRRELDEDQTSRIQGLNREFAEHPSRGLTPGRLASILSNAEQGNLIEQCDLFEDMEEKDSHIFTELSKRKKALVGLDYHIKAPRNASKAEEKAVDQLAEWFDDIDDFEDLLLNMADAIGKGYSMHTIEWQHVGSLRLPKFHHKPPRWFTVDPEEQDKLLLRTNDGKNEELIPFGWVKHVHKAKSGYLARGGLHRVLAWPFLFKNYSVRDLAEFLEIYGIPARLGTYPRGATPNEKMTLLRAVTSIGHNAAGIIPEGMMMEFKEAAKGSGEAFKIMMDWCEESVSKAVLGGTLTTTAQSTGLGSGLGDIHNEVRHDILTSDALQVASTLTRDVVWPMCALNLNGIDPRRVPKVVFETEEAEDIVMMSEALPKLVGIGMRIQSKWAHKKMQIPEAEEGEEVLSVTPVNLAPPVPTKLAAAKATVGNGEALDEIDQFNQQLLKEGQPIIDNMIDTVKRLLDDSIEQGHDMQQFQNRLLSVYGDMDSDELASVMQLGLAAADLAGRFDVNQQN; encoded by the coding sequence GTGAAAACACGTGAGCAATTAAGAGATTATCTAGGGCGCTCAGTTAAGCGCCGTGAATTAGATGAAGACCAAACATCACGCATTCAGGGTTTAAACCGTGAATTTGCAGAGCATCCATCGCGTGGTCTAACACCTGGTCGATTAGCGTCTATTTTATCAAATGCTGAACAAGGCAATCTGATCGAGCAATGCGATTTGTTTGAAGATATGGAAGAAAAAGATTCTCATATCTTCACTGAGCTATCTAAACGTAAAAAGGCGTTAGTTGGGCTTGATTACCACATTAAAGCCCCACGAAATGCCAGTAAAGCAGAAGAAAAAGCAGTCGATCAGTTAGCAGAGTGGTTTGACGATATTGATGACTTTGAAGACTTATTATTGAACATGGCTGATGCAATAGGTAAAGGCTACTCAATGCACACAATCGAGTGGCAGCATGTCGGCTCGTTGCGCTTGCCGAAGTTTCACCATAAGCCACCTCGTTGGTTTACGGTGGATCCAGAAGAGCAAGACAAGCTGCTGTTGCGTACTAACGATGGCAAGAATGAGGAGCTAATCCCGTTCGGCTGGGTTAAACATGTTCACAAAGCAAAATCGGGCTATCTGGCCCGTGGTGGTTTGCACAGGGTTTTAGCGTGGCCCTTCTTGTTTAAGAATTACTCAGTGCGTGATTTGGCTGAGTTTTTAGAGATTTACGGCATACCGGCAAGGCTGGGAACCTACCCACGTGGCGCAACACCTAATGAAAAAATGACACTGTTACGCGCAGTGACAAGTATTGGCCACAATGCCGCTGGGATTATCCCAGAAGGCATGATGATGGAATTCAAAGAAGCCGCCAAAGGCTCCGGCGAAGCGTTTAAGATCATGATGGACTGGTGCGAAGAGTCGGTATCAAAAGCGGTGCTCGGTGGCACATTAACCACTACGGCGCAATCAACCGGCTTGGGGTCAGGTCTCGGTGATATCCATAACGAAGTACGTCATGACATCTTAACCAGCGATGCCCTGCAAGTTGCTAGCACGTTAACACGCGATGTGGTCTGGCCCATGTGCGCATTGAATTTGAACGGCATTGATCCACGTCGGGTGCCTAAGGTTGTTTTTGAAACCGAAGAAGCTGAAGATATTGTAATGATGTCGGAAGCGCTGCCAAAGCTAGTTGGAATTGGAATGCGGATTCAATCAAAGTGGGCGCATAAGAAAATGCAGATCCCCGAAGCTGAAGAAGGCGAGGAAGTTTTATCGGTGACGCCCGTTAACCTTGCCCCACCCGTGCCAACAAAATTAGCGGCGGCAAAAGCAACGGTAGGCAATGGTGAGGCATTGGATGAAATTGATCAATTTAACCAGCAGCTATTAAAAGAGGGCCAGCCGATTATCGATAACATGATCGATACCGTGAAGCGTTTGCTCGATGACTCCATTGAACAAGGCCACGATATGCAACAGTTTCAAAACAGGCTGCTAAGCGTTTATGGCGATATGGATTCAGACGAATTAGCCAGCGTGATGCAACTCGGTTTAGCAGCGGCAGATTTGGCGGGTCGGTTTGATGTTAATCAGCAAAATTAA
- a CDS encoding PBECR2 nuclease fold domain-containing protein: MPAKYGSLAFQEAIDFFRDKVRVPTAAWTDIWEGQHARAFTIAGAMKDDILLDFQTALDKSIADGGSLRDFRKDFDSIVDKHGWGYNGGRDWRTRVIYETNLYQAHNSGRYTQMQKVKRSRPYWRYRHNDAVEHPRPEHLAWDGLILSAEDPFWDTHFPANGWGCKCFVQSLNERDINKLGKTIPDKAPAIKYEEKTVGIRGPSPRKVKVPQGIDPGFAYNPGKAAFGEALSDDVMAEWKKTKNAWQPLNTAGWAEAGRPKQIPLNATPVKLAARLKTKAEVLELLQKQQGDQKLYSPGGIPVTVRSKQLASHIDPNRSEYLPLIDDLLTNPYEVWLSFEKHKGTGKINLRARFIKGYEFKKGKFVLLVANARKGQLEGFTFIPTSDNKYIQNQRLGELVYGDE; this comes from the coding sequence ATGCCTGCAAAATACGGCTCATTAGCATTTCAAGAAGCGATTGATTTCTTTCGTGACAAAGTTCGTGTGCCAACGGCAGCGTGGACAGATATTTGGGAAGGCCAACATGCTCGGGCATTTACTATTGCCGGGGCGATGAAAGATGATATTTTACTGGATTTTCAAACCGCCCTGGATAAAAGCATTGCTGATGGTGGCAGCTTAAGAGATTTTCGTAAAGATTTTGATAGCATTGTCGATAAGCATGGCTGGGGCTATAACGGTGGCCGAGATTGGCGAACGCGAGTAATCTACGAAACAAATCTATATCAGGCGCATAACTCAGGTCGCTACACTCAAATGCAGAAAGTGAAGCGGTCGCGTCCTTATTGGCGTTACCGTCATAATGATGCGGTAGAGCATCCGAGGCCAGAGCACCTAGCGTGGGATGGTTTGATATTAAGTGCAGAGGACCCATTTTGGGATACGCATTTCCCAGCTAATGGGTGGGGGTGTAAGTGTTTCGTCCAGAGCCTAAACGAGCGTGACATTAACAAGTTGGGTAAAACCATCCCAGACAAAGCGCCCGCTATTAAATATGAAGAAAAAACAGTCGGTATTAGAGGTCCGTCACCCAGAAAAGTAAAAGTGCCCCAAGGTATTGACCCCGGCTTTGCCTATAATCCCGGCAAGGCTGCTTTTGGAGAAGCGCTGTCTGATGATGTAATGGCTGAGTGGAAAAAAACCAAGAATGCGTGGCAGCCGCTAAATACTGCTGGTTGGGCAGAAGCTGGGCGTCCAAAGCAGATACCCCTGAATGCTACTCCAGTGAAGCTGGCTGCAAGACTAAAAACAAAAGCAGAGGTGTTGGAGCTGCTGCAAAAACAGCAAGGCGATCAGAAATTGTATTCGCCAGGTGGTATTCCGGTCACCGTCAGGTCTAAACAACTCGCTAGTCATATTGATCCAAACCGCTCAGAGTATTTACCATTGATTGATGATCTATTAACAAATCCATATGAAGTCTGGCTGTCTTTCGAGAAGCACAAAGGCACGGGGAAAATCAACTTGCGCGCAAGATTTATCAAAGGTTATGAGTTTAAGAAAGGTAAGTTTGTATTGTTGGTAGCCAACGCGAGAAAGGGACAGCTAGAAGGTTTTACCTTTATACCAACATCAGATAATAAGTATATCCAGAACCAGCGTTTAGGAGAATTGGTGTATGGGGATGAATAA
- a CDS encoding phage protein Gp37, which produces MSIVAVEDHLISKTKAMFGGYLNKVQVLPNALNLGVLKTMLPAAPAVYFAFLGGSAGEGDARINGRFDAYVITRHVGNDEARRRGDSTTIGAYDIIQGLIPELHGSTVDGVGTLQFKSVSNLFSIQLEETFKAAFYALSFELPNMPFPDVVDDTLENFITYHAEHSMTEGDKEPLAIDELTLPQE; this is translated from the coding sequence ATGAGTATAGTCGCTGTTGAGGATCACTTGATCAGTAAAACCAAAGCAATGTTTGGCGGCTATTTGAATAAGGTTCAAGTGTTACCTAACGCACTTAATTTAGGTGTTTTGAAAACCATGTTGCCCGCTGCACCAGCGGTTTATTTTGCGTTTCTTGGTGGGAGCGCCGGCGAAGGTGACGCAAGAATAAATGGGCGTTTTGATGCCTACGTAATCACGCGACATGTAGGCAATGATGAGGCCCGTAGGCGCGGTGACAGCACTACTATTGGGGCTTATGACATTATTCAAGGACTGATACCAGAATTGCACGGGAGCACGGTTGATGGTGTTGGGACTCTACAGTTTAAGAGCGTGAGTAATCTTTTCTCAATCCAGCTGGAAGAAACATTTAAGGCTGCATTTTATGCGCTAAGTTTTGAACTTCCAAATATGCCATTTCCAGATGTCGTTGATGACACGCTGGAAAACTTTATCACCTACCACGCAGAACACTCAATGACCGAGGGCGATAAAGAGCCACTGGCCATTGATGAATTAACTTTACCTCAAGAATAG
- a CDS encoding phage protease — MQIFPASDFRGSSGRPLGLKSWKINGDIAQKIITLVAAKANDLLIDYEHQTLETENNGQEAPASGWIKRASLEWREGEGLFANDYKWTAKAKGYIDGDEYRYLSPVFSYNKKTGEIIDLLHIGLVNTADIDGMDQVAAAKFSNQPNNQEIQMDEELKKLLGLSKDATQEEVIAACKAIQDKNEANETEIVALKAKVQEGNTEVAALKATSGIVDPAKFTPNEVVEELKTQVAALKLSVDKGEVDDLVTVALKNGQLIPAQEKWARDLAKQHGVAALKSYVDSAPEIAALKGQQTDGRTFDKDGKATLTADEIAICKQLNISEDDYANSLEDEK, encoded by the coding sequence TTGCAGATTTTTCCTGCGTCTGATTTTCGTGGTTCTAGCGGTCGACCTCTTGGTTTAAAGTCGTGGAAAATTAATGGCGACATTGCACAAAAAATAATCACTCTCGTGGCTGCAAAAGCTAACGACCTACTGATTGATTACGAACACCAAACATTAGAAACCGAAAACAACGGCCAAGAAGCCCCCGCGTCTGGCTGGATAAAGCGCGCGTCGCTTGAATGGCGTGAAGGTGAAGGTTTATTTGCTAACGACTACAAGTGGACGGCAAAAGCTAAAGGCTATATCGATGGCGATGAATACCGCTATCTATCCCCCGTTTTCTCATACAACAAAAAAACTGGCGAAATTATCGACCTGCTGCATATCGGCTTAGTAAATACCGCTGATATCGATGGCATGGATCAAGTGGCCGCCGCTAAATTTTCCAACCAACCCAATAATCAGGAGATCCAAATGGATGAAGAGCTGAAGAAATTACTGGGGCTAAGCAAAGACGCGACACAGGAAGAAGTGATCGCAGCTTGTAAAGCTATCCAGGATAAAAACGAAGCGAACGAAACAGAAATTGTCGCATTAAAAGCAAAAGTGCAAGAAGGCAACACGGAAGTGGCTGCGTTAAAAGCAACATCAGGCATAGTCGACCCGGCTAAATTCACCCCCAATGAAGTGGTTGAAGAGCTGAAAACACAGGTAGCAGCACTCAAGCTATCGGTTGATAAAGGCGAAGTTGATGACCTAGTAACGGTTGCATTGAAAAACGGCCAACTCATTCCTGCGCAAGAAAAATGGGCGCGTGACCTTGCAAAGCAGCACGGCGTTGCCGCGCTAAAAAGTTATGTCGATTCAGCGCCAGAAATTGCCGCTTTAAAAGGCCAGCAAACCGATGGCCGCACGTTTGATAAAGATGGCAAAGCAACCTTGACGGCAGATGAAATTGCAATTTGTAAGCAGCTGAACATCTCGGAAGACGATTACGCAAACTCACTAGAGGATGAAAAATAA
- a CDS encoding phage virion morphogenesis protein encodes MAGASISINAEFNDQQVVDAFRRLVDKAENLEPVFADIGEALLNSHRDRWDRQESPDGEPWAKLDPKYQARKKKNAGKVLVLEGLMRDTLAYNVSASRLELGTNFVQGATHQFGDKSRGIPARPFLGISDEDEVEILEILRDHFTL; translated from the coding sequence ATGGCTGGCGCATCAATAAGTATTAACGCAGAGTTTAACGATCAACAAGTGGTAGATGCGTTCAGGCGTTTGGTAGACAAGGCTGAAAACTTAGAACCTGTGTTTGCAGATATTGGTGAAGCACTATTAAATAGTCACCGTGATCGTTGGGACCGGCAAGAGTCGCCCGATGGCGAACCGTGGGCTAAGCTAGATCCGAAATATCAGGCACGTAAGAAAAAGAACGCGGGGAAAGTTCTTGTATTGGAAGGGTTAATGCGTGACACACTGGCTTACAACGTAAGCGCCTCAAGGCTAGAGCTGGGAACAAACTTTGTCCAGGGCGCAACACACCAATTCGGCGATAAAAGCCGTGGTATACCAGCGAGACCTTTTCTAGGTATAAGCGATGAAGATGAAGTTGAAATATTAGAAATATTGCGCGATCATTTTACCTTGTAA
- a CDS encoding phage protein Gp36 family protein yields MSYCTLQDLRDRYGDDELIQLTDRTNIGTINESVVNRAVADADGEIDGYLGGRFNVPADPITKSLVRVACDISRYYLYDDGATEAVVRRYNDAVKFVKSIGKGEISIGVDAAGEAQESESLAIMQSGGSVFNRKDKSFI; encoded by the coding sequence ATGAGTTATTGCACGCTACAGGATCTACGTGATCGATACGGTGATGATGAGCTGATACAGCTCACAGATCGCACCAATATCGGCACGATCAATGAATCGGTTGTTAACCGCGCCGTTGCCGATGCAGACGGTGAAATTGATGGTTATTTAGGTGGTCGTTTCAATGTTCCAGCAGATCCGATCACTAAATCATTAGTCCGTGTAGCGTGCGACATTTCTCGTTATTACTTATATGACGACGGTGCAACTGAGGCAGTTGTCCGTCGTTATAACGATGCGGTGAAGTTCGTTAAATCAATCGGCAAAGGCGAAATATCCATCGGTGTGGATGCTGCTGGCGAAGCTCAAGAAAGCGAAAGCCTAGCCATTATGCAATCAGGCGGCAGTGTGTTTAACCGCAAAGACAAGAGCTTTATCTGA
- a CDS encoding DUF3486 family protein — protein sequence MARQSSIDKLPPEFRDALNELLRDPRVTQLDAAQRVNEMLEQSGEDERVSKSAVNRYAIQMDKVGAKLRQSRQVAEMWIGKLGSEPSGQVGHLLNEVVRNLAFDTAIALSEGDEPVEPKLIKELSIAIERLEKASSENEKRAAEIRRKTAEEAADKASEKMSEQGMSAESIATIKRDILGIA from the coding sequence ATGGCCAGACAATCCTCAATAGACAAATTACCCCCCGAGTTTCGTGATGCGCTGAATGAATTGCTGCGAGACCCTCGTGTCACCCAGCTTGATGCCGCTCAACGCGTTAATGAAATGCTTGAGCAATCGGGTGAAGACGAGCGCGTTAGCAAAAGTGCGGTAAATCGTTATGCCATTCAAATGGATAAGGTGGGCGCAAAGCTGCGCCAAAGCCGCCAAGTGGCTGAAATGTGGATCGGAAAGCTCGGTAGCGAGCCGTCCGGTCAGGTCGGACACCTGTTGAACGAGGTGGTTAGGAACCTTGCTTTTGATACTGCTATTGCGCTATCAGAAGGTGATGAGCCGGTAGAGCCGAAGCTGATTAAAGAGCTGTCTATTGCCATTGAACGGCTAGAAAAAGCCAGCTCAGAGAATGAGAAACGTGCAGCTGAAATACGCCGTAAAACGGCAGAGGAAGCGGCTGATAAAGCAAGTGAAAAAATGTCCGAGCAAGGCATGAGTGCCGAATCAATTGCAACGATTAAGCGTGACATTCTGGGTATCGCTTAA